In Amycolatopsis methanolica 239, a single genomic region encodes these proteins:
- a CDS encoding TetR/AcrR family transcriptional regulator C-terminal domain-containing protein, with product MTGCVARCCGPRRRLCPHLPRRRASSSWTGTARSRLHRSIDREQFPLTASMVGHIFAPDTDAAFEAGQRLILSGLRTTYLR from the coding sequence GTGACGGGCTGCGTCGCGCGATGCTGCGGACCGCGGCGACGGCTCTGCCCGCACCTGCCGAGGCGCCGGGCATCCTCGTCCTGGACGGGGACGGCGCGGTCGCGACTGCACCGATCCATCGACCGCGAACAATTCCCGCTCACCGCGAGCATGGTCGGCCACATCTTCGCCCCGGACACCGACGCCGCCTTCGAAGCCGGACAGCGCCTCATCCTGAGCGGCCTGCGCACCACGTACCTGCGGTAG
- a CDS encoding YccF domain-containing protein, which translates to MRIILNLIWLVLAGFWMALAYVVAGIICCILIITIPFGIASFRIANYALWPFGRTIVDRRDAGVGSLIGNVIWIIFAGIWLAIGHVLTGIALCVTIIGIPLGLANFKLIPVSLMPLGKAIVPVDRGTEAYYRP; encoded by the coding sequence ATGCGCATCATCCTGAACCTGATCTGGCTGGTGTTGGCCGGCTTCTGGATGGCTCTCGCGTACGTGGTGGCGGGGATCATCTGCTGCATCCTGATCATCACGATCCCGTTCGGCATCGCGTCGTTCCGCATCGCGAACTACGCGCTGTGGCCGTTCGGCCGCACGATCGTCGACCGCCGCGACGCCGGCGTCGGGTCGCTGATCGGCAACGTCATCTGGATCATCTTCGCGGGCATCTGGCTCGCGATCGGTCACGTCCTCACCGGGATCGCCCTGTGCGTCACGATCATCGGAATCCCGCTCGGGCTGGCGAACTTCAAGCTGATCCCGGTTTCGCTGATGCCGCTTGGCAAGGCGATCGTGCCGGTCGACCGCGGCACCGAGGCGTACTACCGCCCCTGA
- a CDS encoding sulfate/molybdate ABC transporter ATP-binding protein: MSLHAEIELTRGTFALSAAFDVPAGSVLAILGPNGSGKSSILGCLAGLFRPDRAVITLGGRELHDLPAHDRAVGLLSQDALLFPHLSVVDNVAFSPRSKGAGRAESREIARRWLAEVDAAEFAERKPAQLSGGQAQRVAVARALAGNPDLLLLDEPLAALDVDAAPAIRGLLRRVLAADPHRATVLVTHDPLDALALADHVVVLAAGRVVERGPTREVLAAPRTAFTARIAGLNLVSGTAVADGLRTADGGLVAGILSPDAVTGEPAVAVFEPSAVSVYPAEDGHPGSPRNTIGAVVGALEPHGPVIRVRAAGEGWAAGLSADLTPAAVADLRLEPGAPVRLAIKATAVTVHPASLQA; encoded by the coding sequence CGGCTCCGGCAAGTCGAGCATCCTGGGGTGCCTCGCCGGGCTGTTCCGGCCGGACCGGGCGGTGATCACCCTCGGCGGGCGGGAGTTGCACGACCTGCCCGCGCACGACCGGGCCGTCGGCCTGCTGTCGCAGGACGCGCTGCTCTTCCCGCACCTGTCCGTTGTGGACAACGTGGCGTTCTCGCCGCGGTCCAAGGGGGCGGGGCGCGCGGAGTCGCGGGAGATCGCCCGGCGCTGGCTGGCCGAGGTGGACGCCGCCGAGTTCGCCGAGCGCAAGCCCGCACAGCTCTCCGGTGGTCAGGCGCAGCGGGTCGCGGTCGCCAGGGCGCTGGCCGGGAACCCGGACCTGTTGCTGCTCGACGAGCCGCTCGCGGCGCTCGACGTGGACGCCGCCCCGGCCATCCGCGGCCTGCTGCGGCGGGTGCTGGCCGCCGACCCGCACCGCGCGACGGTGCTGGTCACCCACGATCCGCTGGACGCGCTGGCGCTGGCCGACCACGTCGTGGTGCTGGCCGCGGGCCGGGTCGTCGAACGCGGCCCCACCCGGGAAGTGCTGGCCGCGCCCAGAACGGCGTTCACCGCGCGGATCGCCGGGCTCAACCTGGTGTCCGGCACCGCGGTCGCCGACGGACTGCGGACCGCGGACGGCGGCCTGGTCGCCGGGATCCTGTCGCCGGACGCGGTCACCGGCGAACCGGCCGTGGCGGTGTTCGAGCCGAGCGCGGTGTCGGTGTACCCGGCGGAGGACGGGCATCCGGGCAGCCCGCGCAACACGATCGGGGCCGTCGTCGGCGCGCTCGAACCACACGGACCGGTGATCCGGGTCCGGGCCGCCGGTGAGGGCTGGGCGGCCGGCCTGTCCGCCGACCTCACCCCGGCCGCGGTCGCCGACCTGCGCCTGGAGCCGGGTGCGCCGGTGCGGCTCGCGATCAAGGCCACCGCGGTCACGGTTCACCCGGCTAGTCTTCAGGCATGA
- a CDS encoding metallophosphoesterase family protein, whose product MSDHQQPDARTYVVGDVHGHREPLVAALRRAGLVDESGDWSGGDAHLWFLGDFVDRGPDGIGVIDLVMRLHRQAAEVGGSTRTLLGNHEILLLGMHRFGDTEVPSDFGPRSFARSWEINGGQLSDQDALTDGHVEWLTSRPLIAHAAGHLLMHSDTVEYLDWGDDAEDINTTVREILVGDDLVEWWDVWRRMTTRYAFRGPHGPDIADYLLEQLGGERIVHGHSVIADQLGIHPSQIEAPYLYAGGKVLGIDGGLFVGGPCLVVPLPWKPED is encoded by the coding sequence ATGAGTGACCATCAGCAGCCCGATGCCCGCACCTACGTCGTCGGCGACGTGCATGGGCACCGGGAACCGCTGGTGGCGGCGCTGCGGCGGGCCGGGCTGGTCGACGAGTCCGGCGACTGGTCCGGCGGGGACGCGCACCTGTGGTTCCTCGGCGACTTCGTGGACCGGGGCCCGGACGGGATCGGCGTGATCGACCTGGTGATGCGGCTGCACCGGCAGGCCGCCGAGGTCGGCGGGTCGACGCGGACGTTGCTGGGCAACCACGAGATCCTGCTGCTGGGCATGCACCGCTTCGGCGACACCGAGGTGCCGTCGGACTTCGGGCCGCGCAGCTTCGCCCGCAGCTGGGAGATCAACGGTGGGCAGCTGTCCGATCAGGACGCGCTGACCGACGGGCACGTCGAGTGGCTGACCAGCCGTCCGCTGATCGCGCACGCCGCAGGCCACCTGCTGATGCACTCGGACACCGTGGAGTACCTCGACTGGGGCGACGACGCGGAGGACATCAACACCACCGTGCGCGAGATCCTGGTCGGCGACGACCTCGTGGAGTGGTGGGACGTGTGGCGCCGCATGACGACGCGCTACGCCTTCCGCGGCCCGCACGGCCCGGACATCGCCGACTACCTGCTGGAGCAGCTCGGCGGCGAGCGGATCGTGCACGGGCACAGCGTGATCGCCGACCAGCTCGGCATCCACCCCAGCCAGATCGAGGCGCCCTACCTGTACGCCGGTGGCAAGGTGCTGGGCATCGACGGCGGGCTGTTCGTCGGCGGGCCCTGCCTGGTGGTGCCGCTGCCGTGGAAGCCGGAGGACTGA
- a CDS encoding ester cyclase: protein MTHAAKPAIAPQTRAERNTATMRRIYEEVFDQGRVEVLEELFAPDLVNHTAPEPHRHGIEPVRGLVAMLRAAFPDCRTVIEDMVADGDVVVMRNWFEGTHLGPFLGHEAETERPAVPFPADALDAFRIGRTCHRTPGRARRRDPPSAARDHHLSPNPEVPAPVGPQGR, encoded by the coding sequence ATGACGCACGCAGCGAAGCCGGCCATCGCGCCGCAGACCCGTGCCGAGCGCAACACCGCGACCATGCGCAGGATCTACGAGGAGGTGTTCGACCAGGGCCGGGTGGAGGTGCTGGAGGAACTCTTCGCACCCGATCTCGTCAATCACACCGCGCCGGAGCCGCACCGGCACGGGATCGAGCCGGTGCGTGGCCTGGTGGCCATGCTGCGCGCCGCGTTCCCGGACTGCCGCACGGTGATCGAGGACATGGTGGCAGACGGCGACGTGGTCGTCATGCGCAACTGGTTCGAGGGAACCCATCTCGGTCCGTTCCTGGGGCACGAGGCGGAAACGGAACGGCCGGCCGTTCCGTTTCCGGCAGATGCACTTGATGCGTTTCGGATCGGACGGACGTGTCACCGAACACCGGGGCGTGCGCGACGACGTGACCCACCTTCAGCAGCTCGGGATCATCACCTGAGCCCCAACCCTGAGGTGCCGGCCCCGGTCGGGCCTCAGGGGCGGTAG
- a CDS encoding PhzF family phenazine biosynthesis protein codes for MRLSIVDSFTGAPFAGNPAGVVLLDEPADPAWMQSVAAELRHSETAFVEVTADGPKPLRWFTPTVEVDLCGHATLAAGHVLGGEQVFTTRSGELRTRAADGWVSMDFPNDPPRAADEDVLDALPGVTIAGVARGKWDILVEATDATQVRELKPDLDVIAGRDARCVIVTAPGDRDDVDFVSRVFGPAVGVPEDPVTGSAHCLLAPYWAEKLGRVKLVGEQASERGGIVRVLVNGDRVTLSGQAVTVVSGELHA; via the coding sequence ATGCGGCTCTCCATCGTCGACTCGTTCACCGGCGCCCCGTTCGCGGGCAACCCGGCCGGGGTGGTGCTGCTCGACGAGCCGGCCGACCCCGCGTGGATGCAGTCGGTGGCGGCGGAGCTACGGCACTCCGAGACGGCGTTCGTCGAGGTCACCGCCGATGGCCCCAAGCCGCTGCGCTGGTTCACGCCGACGGTCGAGGTGGACCTGTGCGGGCACGCCACCCTCGCCGCCGGACACGTCCTCGGCGGCGAGCAGGTGTTCACCACCCGCAGCGGCGAACTGCGCACCCGGGCCGCCGATGGGTGGGTCAGCATGGACTTCCCGAACGACCCGCCGCGCGCCGCGGACGAGGACGTCCTCGACGCCCTACCGGGCGTGACGATCGCGGGCGTCGCCCGCGGCAAGTGGGACATCCTGGTCGAGGCCACCGACGCCACCCAGGTCCGCGAGCTGAAGCCGGACCTCGACGTCATCGCCGGGCGGGACGCGCGCTGCGTGATCGTCACCGCGCCCGGCGACCGGGACGACGTGGACTTCGTCAGCCGCGTCTTCGGGCCCGCCGTCGGCGTGCCGGAGGACCCGGTGACCGGTTCGGCGCACTGCCTGCTGGCGCCGTACTGGGCGGAGAAACTGGGGCGGGTCAAACTCGTCGGCGAGCAGGCGTCGGAACGTGGCGGGATCGTCCGGGTCCTGGTGAACGGTGATCGGGTGACGCTGTCCGGACAGGCCGTCACCGTAGTCAGTGGGGAGCTGCACGCCTGA
- a CDS encoding HAD-IIA family hydrolase, with the protein MSRWTYLTDMDGVLVHEEHLVPGADEFLAELRANDTPFLVLTNNSIYTPRDLRARLLRTGLDVPEERIWTSALATAKFLHSQRPGGSAFVIGEAGLTTALHEAGYVLTDRDPDYVVLGETRTYSFTAITRAIRLIEAGAKFIATNPDATGPSLEGSLPATGSIAALIERATGRQPYFVGKPNPLMMRSALRSLGAHSEGTIMIGDRMDTDVHSGIEAGLQTILVLTGISTKESAERYPYRPTLVLDSIADLVGRTQDPFGDGAVLT; encoded by the coding sequence ATGAGCCGTTGGACGTATCTGACCGACATGGACGGCGTGCTGGTGCACGAGGAGCACCTGGTGCCCGGCGCCGACGAGTTCCTCGCCGAACTGCGGGCCAACGACACCCCGTTCCTGGTGCTGACCAACAACTCCATCTACACCCCGCGTGACCTGCGGGCCCGGCTGCTGCGCACCGGGCTGGACGTGCCAGAGGAACGCATCTGGACCTCCGCGCTGGCGACCGCGAAGTTCCTGCACAGCCAGCGGCCGGGCGGGTCGGCGTTCGTCATCGGCGAGGCCGGGCTGACCACGGCGCTGCACGAGGCCGGGTACGTGCTCACCGACCGCGACCCGGACTACGTGGTGCTGGGCGAGACCCGCACGTACAGCTTCACCGCGATCACCCGCGCCATCCGGCTCATCGAGGCCGGCGCGAAGTTCATCGCCACCAACCCGGACGCGACCGGGCCGAGCCTGGAGGGCAGCCTGCCCGCCACCGGTTCGATAGCGGCCCTCATCGAGCGGGCCACCGGGCGGCAGCCGTACTTCGTGGGCAAGCCGAACCCGCTGATGATGCGGTCGGCGTTGCGCAGCCTCGGCGCGCACTCCGAGGGCACGATCATGATCGGCGACCGGATGGACACCGACGTGCACTCGGGCATCGAGGCCGGGTTGCAGACGATCCTGGTGCTCACCGGCATCTCCACCAAGGAGTCGGCCGAGCGGTACCCGTACCGGCCGACGCTGGTGCTCGACTCGATCGCGGACCTGGTCGGCCGCACGCAGGACCCGTTCGGGGACGGGGCGGTGCTCACCTGA